CTGACCGTGGGGTACGCGGCCCTGGCCTTCGTGCTGGTCCTGGGGCTTTGGGCCTGGCGTAGGGGTGAAACGGCTTTTTATCGTCATGCTCTGGCGCGCGGCGGCTGGCTGACCATGGCCTTCGTCGGCCTCATTGTTCTCTTCTCCGTCGCCGCTTTCAATGTGTTCTTCGTCGCCTTTCACCGCATCTTCTTTGAGGGCGATACCTGGCTCTTCAATTATTCCGACACCCTCATCCGCCTCTTTCCCGAGCGGTTTTGGCGCGACGCCTTCCTCTGGGAGGGTGGCGTGACACTGGGTTTAGCCTGGATTCTCACACGGCTTACCCCCCTTGGGCTCCTACCTCTCCTCCGCCAGGGTGAGGGTGGGGGTTGACGAGCATGCCGCGATGAAAACCATTTTCATCCCCTTGGAACCTCATGACGACATTCTTTCGGTGCTGGATCGCCTGAACTGGGTGAAAGGGCATCGAGCGTTGTTGCTCTGGCCCGAAGAAGGCTGCGGGCTGGAAACCCGTTTGGATTTTGTGCGTTTGGTGCGCCGGGCGCGGGCGTTGAACCTCCGCCTGGCGCTGGTGACCACCGACCGGCGAATAGCCAGTCTGGCCCAGGCGGTGGGTCTGCCAACCTTTGCCTCCCGCGAAGAGGCCCTGCGGCGGCCCTGGGCGCGCCGCCGACG
This genomic window from Anaerolineae bacterium contains:
- a CDS encoding TIGR01906 family membrane protein, with the protein product MRQVFSWLISLAVVPVLVVLGLRLMLTPLYIQIEYRLPGFPPDPYGFSQADRLHWAELSRQYLLNDAPIAFLGDLRFEDGGAVFNDRELRHMADVKRVVKGALTVGYAALAFVLVLGLWAWRRGETAFYRHALARGGWLTMAFVGLIVLFSVAAFNVFFVAFHRIFFEGDTWLFNYSDTLIRLFPERFWRDAFLWEGGVTLGLAWILTRLTPLGLLPLLRQGEGGG